In Erigeron canadensis isolate Cc75 chromosome 6, C_canadensis_v1, whole genome shotgun sequence, the following are encoded in one genomic region:
- the LOC122604086 gene encoding vacuolar fusion protein MON1 homolog: MTSDSSKEEESVSQNPNSDSIDDSLDAIENQLSSFGLNHHTSIDDNDIDDAIDDQNQESVAQIANGSCSTEIESAFSSSSSGYAGEIGSNDDDDSVLSDSGPSQWVPGQRDLDEDDASLSWRKRKKHFFVLSHSGKPIFSRYGDEHKLAGFSATLQAIISFVENGGDRVKLVMAGKHQVVFLVKEPIYLVCISCTEEPYESLRGQLELLYGQMILILTKSVNRCFEKNPKFDMTPLLGGTDIVFSSLFHSFSWNPATFLHAYTCLPLPYPIRQAAGAVLQDVIESGVLFAMLMCKYKVVSLVGAQKVSLHPDDMLLLANFVMSSESFRTSESFSPICLPRYNPMAFLHAYVHYFDVDTYLVLLTSSSDAFFHLKDCRILIENVLLKSNVLTEVQRSLLGGGMRVENVPVYPSTRSESLFPLNEPRPAGTVSQETLHESYVGIGGPAGLWHFIYRSMHLNQYVSSEFLSPINGHRQQKRLYREYQKLYASMHDKGIGPHKTQFKRDDNYVLLCWITQDFELYAAFDPLADKALAIRICNRVCQWVKDVENEIFYMGGSPFAW; this comes from the exons ATGACGTCAGATTCAAGCAAAGAAGAAGAATCTGTCagtcaaaaccctaattccgATTCAATCGATGACTCACTGGACGCAATTGAAAACCAACTATCATCATTCGGATTAAACCACCACACTTCAattgatgataatgatattgATGACGCAATTGATGATCAAAATCAGGAATCTGTAGCTCAGATCGCTAATGGATCATGTTCAACCGAAATTGAAAGTGCATTTAGTAGTAGTAGCAGTGGCTATGCTGGTGAGATAGGtagtaatgatgatgatgattcggTGTTATCGGATTCTGGTCCGTCGCAGTGGGTTCCCGGTCAACGTGATCTCGATGAG GATGATGCTTCTTTATCTTGGAGAAAAAGGAAGAAgcacttttttgttttaagtCACTCTGGAAAACCAATATTTTCCAG ATATGGGGACGAGCACAAACTTGCAGGATTTTCAGCAACTCTACAAGCCATTATTTCTTTTGTGGAAAATGG GGGAGACCGAGTTAAATTGGTCATGGCAGGAAAACACCAG GTGGTTTTTCTTGTTAAAGAACCAATCTATTTAGTTTGCATAAGCTGTACAGAAGAGCCTTATGAGTCACTACGGGGCCAACTGGAACTTCTTTATGGTCAG ATGATTCTTATTCTTACAAAGTCTGTAAATAGATGTTTTGAGAAGAACCCTAAGTTTGACATGACACCATTGCTTGGAGGAACAGATATTGttttttcttctctcttccACTCTTTCAGTTG GAACCCTGCAACTTTCCTTCATGCATACACTTGTCTTCCCCTTCCTTATCCAATAAGGCAAGCTGCTGGTGCTGTATTGCAGGATGTTATCGAATCAGGTGTCCTTTTTGCAATGCTGATGTGTAAATACAAG GTTGTCAGTCTGGTAGGTGCTCAGAAAGTATCACTTCATCCTGATGATATGCTGCTTCTTGCTAACTTTGTCATGTCGTCTGAATCCTTTAG GACATCTGAATCATTCTCGCCTATATGTTTGCCAAGATACAACCCCATGGCCTTCCTACATGCttatgttcattattttgac GTTGACACATACCTAGTGTTGCTGACATCGAGTTCGGATGCCTTCTTTCATCTAAAAGATTGCCG GATACTTATTGAAAATGTTCTTTTGAAGTCTAATGTTCTAACTGAAGTTCAAAGATCGTTGTTGGGAGGTGGCATGCGTGTTGAGAATGTGCCAGTCTACCCATCAACTCGTTCCGAGTCATTATTTCCTTTGAATGAGCCCAGACCAGCAGGAACAGTGTCTCAAGAGACATTGCATGAATCATACGTAGGTATTGGTGGTCCGGCTGGACTTTGGCACTTTATATATCGTAGTATGCATCTTAATCAGTATGTATCTTCTGAGTTTTTGTCTCCTATCAATGGTCACCGGCAGCAGAAAAG ATTATATAGGGAATATCAGAAACTTTATGCTTCCATGCATGATAAAGGAATTGGCCCCCACAAAACTCAGTTCAAAAGGGACGACAATTATG TTTTACTATGCTGGATCACACAAGATTTTGAACTCTATGCAGCATTTGATCCGCTTGCAGACAAG GCTCTGGCCATAAGAATATGCAACCGCGTGTGCCAGTGGGTGAAAGATGTGGAAAATGAAATCTTTTACATGGGAGGAAGCCCTTTCGCATGGTGA